The following are encoded in a window of Bacteroidales bacterium genomic DNA:
- a CDS encoding (Fe-S)-binding protein, whose product MDVDIFVPCFIDQLYPSTAFSMVQVLEKLDVEVHYNPNQTCCGQMAFNGGYREEARRLGIKFLSDFKGERPIVGASASCIGFIRNYYEKLFYNSPWHLEYKKIKNNIFEITDFIVNVLKVDKIPGTFEAVVTYHDSCAALREYHLDPEIPRRLLRGIDGVRLVEMEKTDECCGFGGSFAIRHEAISTAMAEQKVEHALKTGAEYIISTDSSCLMHLQSYIDQHQLNLKTMHIIDLIAKASDQYHKKAI is encoded by the coding sequence ATGGATGTGGATATTTTTGTTCCGTGCTTCATCGATCAGCTATATCCATCTACCGCTTTCAGTATGGTTCAGGTGCTCGAAAAGCTGGATGTTGAAGTGCATTACAACCCCAACCAAACCTGTTGCGGACAGATGGCCTTCAACGGTGGCTACCGCGAGGAGGCAAGGAGGCTGGGCATTAAGTTTTTGAGCGACTTCAAGGGCGAGCGGCCTATTGTCGGCGCCAGCGCTTCCTGCATCGGATTTATCCGCAACTACTACGAAAAACTCTTTTACAACTCCCCCTGGCACCTCGAATACAAAAAGATAAAAAACAACATTTTCGAGATCACCGACTTCATCGTTAATGTATTAAAAGTGGATAAAATCCCCGGTACATTCGAAGCCGTGGTCACTTATCATGATTCATGCGCCGCTTTGCGCGAATATCATCTCGACCCTGAAATACCGCGTCGTCTTCTGCGGGGCATCGATGGCGTGCGGCTTGTCGAGATGGAAAAAACGGATGAATGCTGTGGTTTCGGTGGCTCCTTTGCCATCAGGCACGAAGCCATCTCTACAGCCATGGCCGAACAAAAGGTGGAGCATGCGCTCAAAACCGGCGCCGAATACATTATCTCCACCGACTCCTCGTGTCTGATGCATCTGCAGAGCTACATCGACCAACATCAACTGAATTTAAAAACCATGCATATCATCGATCTGATTGCCAAAGCAAGCGATCAGTATCACAAAAAAGCTATTTAA
- a CDS encoding choice-of-anchor J domain-containing protein encodes MKRVTSLLIVLLLWLSSATYAQPGTVELGAGTASNGTTASPTPYGTWYKNLRQQYLVLASELSSIGLVAGDITAIGFNVANVNTCSAMPNYTMKVKATTASVLTTTFDNEGYTEVWFDQNFLPVNGWNTHTFGSPFTWNGTSNLLVDVCFDMIPGSYSQNASVFYTPTATNLSLHYYSDTQIACGTTNLGTTSLNRANMQFTGVVAGCLPPTGIVAGDITNNSALISWTAGTASQWDVLYGIAGFNPLTQGTLVEGIANPSYSVTGLSSSTFYDVYVRTDCGAEVSSWGGPVNFVTLCGVYTLPFAENFDGATFPSLCWGRFSGLLEPTSILTATTAGWVKDEWLNVAANPDKAARVNIYGTTHKYWLVTPEIDLGDGSTDYQMEFDVALMAYGNNNPPALTGVDDKFAVVISLDGGVSWSSANTVRLWDNAGSTYVFNEISNLGQCVIISLADYSGIVKLAFYSESTISNADNDLMVNNLLIQVPPACPKPLSLIAQNPTINSIDLSWTPGGDETAWEISYGTPGFDPNTGTIVSAATNPFTLTGLSSATFYEVYVRADCGTDEVSSWAGPATFATACVAVNVPILQNFDALTPPALPLCWSKIVSNTTNTFVAVETQSSTTSHSLPNDVKIYNSGADTANLLLISPEIIDPLNTLRIKFWAKGGTNYSLLLGTMSDPMDAATFTLLNNFTVPANYAEYQYALTAYTGTDTYLAFKHGQGGTYHTIYLDDVTIELLPDCIEPLDVSVSDITTTTATIGWTSQGDETAWDITYGEPGFLPDNGTIVPAATNPFTITGLTANTSYEVYVRADCGTDEVSDWAGPGAFTTLCEPTDLPYIEDFESAIVPNLPPCTSREKIGLGNDWATAAAPGYGFTSKTLRYSYNSSYAADAWFYTNGMNLSEGVNYLLSFRYGNNNTSYVEKMKVALGTDPTHTAMTNVILDFPSINQGSPQIVDYTFTVPAAGVYYLGFNCYSGINEYYLYVDDIAVVEFVSGSLSGIVTEATRGVIQGALVTAGVNETYTDASGYYLFDALLPGTYDVTCEADGYFPITVEGVEVIADLTTTQDFELGYATISVAPESLTQTLLPGGTATQMLTISNTGGTEPLTWSGAIELMASKGQKVSIPAAKQVTGSEVSRGKAPSTNASPTKGAGFDVLRGSTGYAFDMYPGSDYVNFDTDTPGVYSLTVPTTRSVYAADFDGNNVFYAIDEDLAQLFTVDVATGVFTLVGSTLAVTDLAFDYTTNTMYAIDYVGANTHLFELDLMTGATTFVGDCGAGLIISLACDGNGDLYGFNVSIDNLVAINKVNGASTAIGPVGFDGNYAQSMAWDPASGNIYMAAFNYTADQGELRIVDITTGATALIGAFPAGAEICGLGFMGAIESWLSIDPISGIIAPGASQDITVTFDATDLVDSTYLANIKINHNGQELTDGTLLVPATLIVASTQPPDAPTLVSPVNQATMVPLQPEFEWINGAGTAQVQFEVRVGAGLSQSVYKSPWFVGSSINLSDEGVILLPKKAYSWTVKAKNAAGSVTSVKWTFTTIGAAKVSGFVSDAYSYLPLEGATITFEPGGYTATTAANGGYSVAQVIQGTYTVTAIKDGYNSESMELVVPASGEVFASFALNLYLAPPTNLQAQIVDVNNVHLSWISPDAPPPTSFSEGFEDTYPPIGWLKINPDGGTGWDQLAVGTTPLPGWTGNEATAAPNGGTQMVYATWTTGGSAQNDQWLVTPQIVTAAEDVLNFYMRYWFSSYVDAVDILISTTTQNNPAAFTTTVANLNFGSASSTDWELYTYNLSDFVAPGTPIYIAFREYISDNMNDGSFIALDNVYVGPPTDLVFAPPIEKPGIHSIATRDLNYVKVANPTSQTAKSTSRALIGFNVYRNENFLVSIAADVTEIDDLNLAAGTYAYTVKAVYPQGESEAVGPKTVAILAPPVLLSAEADYYGVDLVWEDGVNYPANLDANANYSVSNVKDNQALTEKENQLHGPTTIVPVANGSREVGDDCDNPIIITTLPYTDVNYTCGRGNTYENTCLQPYYDTGEDIIYQLTLTAAATIELDLATVTGYTGMLITTENPIGNNCIAFVTGYSGNKNMLVELEAGTYFIMIDTWSAPDCIPEFTLTVQEITPEPGQTCSAAVTAVEGLNSAPMQPYWYEFTPTESKAVTISSCMEGQLIDTKIEVYDACGGNLVAANDDMYAECSYYNYASGVSFNAAAGVSYKIFWLNPYSSAAFDFTIELEDLCILEMPAGAIAEGEPCIEDGGEDVTNGGCNMDEPMFTTINCGDVIWGTASTYTVEGGNSRDTDWYELVITEPKTVTFSVTAEFPVVAGFVEQIVPGVPGCDNTTENIIPAALADPCEEASVTATLIPGTYYLFVGMSVFEGHPCGLSNNYIAELTCEDAFVPYFNVYRNGVDIADVYGNTYYDDVNITNGQQYCYKVSEVVAEGFQTGKSNELCATIPMMPEIAVNPESLTETHIVPPAKTTTKTVTLTNDGQGTLNWYLPLGAAGEYCAASATNQDEYISNVLCGDINNSSGWQSAIGDYTAMSTNIAPGASEPIVVTNGNPWAVDKVTCWVDWNLDYEFGVGTNEEFILTTVDVAETFTGAIAVPAGTPAGDYRMRVRMNYSSNPPPCGVTSYGEVEEYTISVGQPWLSVDILEGTLAPGASIDIAVTFDSEGLEAGIYNDALKFMSNDPITPVLTVPVTFNVVSAPMIQNIVLPLGWSAWSSYITPAAPANVSDVMATVVDDMIITQHFTELLYPGYGINTMGAFSNNHGYMTKMAAEATLTISGNMANPTVQLHTGWNLIPVLQECSELAEGVFSNIDGFVIAWEPTGNGIYYPEYDIYTLTNLVPGKAYYVKVTQAGTFTYPGCDKSSGNVFSAPLRAANTTSWNDVIFTGVNHVVAFDQKATNNLRIGDMIGAFANGSVCAGLVEYTGANLGFTLFGNDITTMANEGFADGDVMTYKVFRAETGEEFTMDVVYSLDAPNSSTFAINGLSVITDLKLAPLSIGENTLKNLSIYPNPSSGIFNIAVSRLDTQIDYVVMNAQGQEIYNGNLMESQQLDLSSEAKGIYFIKFIGESVLRVEKLVIR; translated from the coding sequence ATGAAAAGAGTTACAAGTTTATTAATTGTTCTGCTCCTTTGGCTTAGCAGCGCTACGTATGCGCAGCCAGGCACTGTAGAGCTGGGCGCTGGCACGGCCTCTAACGGCACTACAGCCTCACCAACGCCCTATGGAACCTGGTACAAAAACCTGCGCCAGCAGTATCTTGTTCTGGCCAGCGAACTATCTTCGATCGGATTGGTGGCCGGCGACATTACAGCCATCGGCTTCAATGTGGCAAATGTAAACACTTGCTCGGCCATGCCCAACTACACCATGAAAGTTAAAGCCACCACAGCTTCTGTGCTGACTACTACTTTCGATAATGAAGGTTATACTGAGGTTTGGTTCGATCAAAACTTCCTGCCGGTTAACGGTTGGAACACGCACACCTTTGGATCTCCATTTACTTGGAATGGCACCTCTAATCTGCTCGTGGATGTATGTTTCGACATGATCCCGGGATCTTACTCGCAAAATGCTTCTGTATTTTACACGCCCACTGCTACTAATCTATCGCTTCACTACTATAGCGATACACAGATAGCTTGTGGTACAACCAACTTAGGCACAACGTCACTCAACCGCGCAAACATGCAGTTTACAGGCGTTGTTGCAGGTTGTTTACCTCCCACCGGCATCGTTGCCGGCGACATCACCAATAACTCGGCTCTCATCAGTTGGACAGCGGGTACAGCTTCTCAATGGGATGTATTGTATGGCATCGCCGGTTTCAATCCGCTCACCCAGGGAACTTTGGTAGAAGGGATTGCAAATCCTTCATACTCGGTAACCGGACTTTCCAGTTCAACATTCTATGATGTTTACGTTCGCACCGACTGCGGTGCTGAAGTAAGCTCATGGGGCGGCCCCGTTAATTTCGTAACCCTGTGTGGTGTTTACACGCTGCCATTTGCTGAAAACTTTGATGGAGCTACCTTCCCCTCATTATGCTGGGGTAGATTTTCAGGACTTCTTGAACCTACTTCAATACTTACAGCCACTACAGCAGGTTGGGTGAAAGACGAGTGGCTAAATGTGGCTGCCAATCCTGATAAAGCAGCAAGAGTTAACATTTATGGTACTACTCATAAATATTGGTTAGTTACACCCGAAATTGATTTGGGTGACGGCAGCACCGATTATCAAATGGAATTTGATGTAGCACTGATGGCTTATGGTAACAACAATCCCCCTGCTTTAACCGGCGTTGATGACAAATTTGCTGTGGTAATTTCCCTTGATGGCGGCGTAAGCTGGTCGTCGGCAAATACGGTTCGCCTGTGGGACAATGCTGGTTCTACCTATGTTTTCAACGAAATCAGCAATCTTGGCCAGTGTGTTATTATTTCGTTGGCAGATTATAGTGGCATTGTGAAGTTAGCCTTTTATTCTGAATCCACTATTAGCAATGCCGACAACGATTTGATGGTAAATAATTTGTTGATCCAGGTCCCTCCTGCTTGCCCAAAGCCATTATCACTGATTGCTCAAAATCCAACAATCAACAGTATTGACTTAAGCTGGACACCCGGCGGCGATGAAACCGCATGGGAAATTTCTTATGGCACCCCGGGCTTCGACCCCAATACAGGCACCATAGTTTCTGCTGCCACCAATCCTTTTACGCTTACTGGCTTATCATCAGCCACTTTCTATGAGGTGTATGTAAGAGCCGACTGTGGCACTGATGAAGTAAGCTCCTGGGCTGGCCCTGCTACTTTTGCAACCGCTTGTGTTGCTGTCAACGTTCCCATTCTTCAAAATTTTGATGCCCTTACGCCACCAGCGCTACCCCTTTGCTGGAGTAAAATCGTAAGTAATACAACTAACACATTCGTGGCAGTTGAAACGCAAAGTTCTACAACCTCGCATTCATTGCCTAACGATGTAAAGATTTATAATTCAGGTGCAGATACTGCTAATCTTCTTCTGATTAGCCCTGAGATAATAGATCCATTGAATACTTTACGCATAAAGTTTTGGGCTAAAGGAGGCACCAATTATAGTCTTTTGCTCGGAACTATGAGCGACCCAATGGATGCAGCTACCTTTACTTTGCTCAACAATTTTACCGTTCCTGCAAATTATGCTGAATACCAATACGCCCTAACCGCATACACAGGCACTGACACCTACTTAGCCTTCAAGCATGGACAAGGAGGCACCTACCATACAATTTATTTGGATGATGTAACAATTGAGCTTCTTCCCGATTGCATTGAACCTTTGGATGTATCAGTAAGCGATATTACCACCACTACTGCCACAATCGGCTGGACATCGCAAGGTGACGAAACTGCGTGGGATATTACCTATGGTGAGCCAGGCTTCCTTCCCGATAATGGCACCATAGTTCCCGCTGCCACCAATCCTTTTACAATCACAGGCTTAACAGCAAACACTTCTTATGAGGTTTATGTAAGAGCCGACTGTGGAACAGATGAAGTAAGTGATTGGGCAGGCCCTGGTGCTTTTACCACATTATGTGAACCAACAGATTTGCCTTACATTGAGGATTTTGAAAGCGCTATTGTACCCAATTTACCTCCTTGTACTTCAAGAGAAAAAATCGGACTTGGTAACGATTGGGCAACAGCCGCAGCTCCTGGCTACGGATTTACCAGTAAAACCTTGCGGTACAGCTATAACTCATCGTATGCTGCAGACGCCTGGTTTTATACGAATGGAATGAATCTCAGTGAAGGTGTTAATTACCTTTTATCATTCAGGTATGGGAATAACAATACAAGTTATGTTGAAAAGATGAAGGTTGCTTTGGGTACCGATCCAACACATACTGCAATGACCAATGTTATTCTTGATTTTCCATCCATAAATCAGGGTAGCCCCCAAATTGTGGACTATACTTTCACTGTGCCTGCAGCAGGCGTTTACTATTTGGGATTCAACTGCTATTCAGGTATAAACGAGTACTACCTTTACGTTGATGATATTGCAGTTGTAGAATTTGTTTCGGGCTCCCTTTCCGGCATAGTCACCGAAGCAACCCGCGGAGTTATCCAGGGAGCACTGGTAACAGCCGGCGTTAACGAGACCTACACCGATGCCTCAGGTTACTATCTTTTCGATGCGCTGCTTCCGGGTACTTACGATGTTACCTGCGAAGCCGATGGCTATTTCCCGATAACTGTTGAAGGTGTTGAGGTGATAGCTGACCTAACGACTACACAAGACTTTGAACTGGGCTATGCTACCATTTCGGTTGCTCCCGAAAGCCTGACGCAAACTTTGTTGCCAGGTGGAACTGCTACGCAAATGCTCACTATCTCTAATACAGGAGGCACCGAGCCGCTGACGTGGAGTGGTGCAATTGAACTTATGGCTTCGAAAGGACAAAAAGTATCTATTCCTGCTGCAAAACAGGTAACGGGTAGCGAAGTATCAAGGGGTAAAGCTCCTTCGACAAACGCTAGTCCCACAAAAGGTGCAGGCTTTGATGTTCTTAGAGGCTCAACAGGCTATGCATTTGATATGTATCCAGGGTCAGATTATGTTAATTTTGATACAGATACTCCAGGAGTGTATTCATTAACTGTCCCAACGACACGTTCAGTATATGCAGCAGACTTTGATGGAAACAATGTGTTCTATGCGATCGATGAGGACTTAGCACAGCTTTTCACTGTTGATGTTGCTACCGGCGTATTTACACTTGTAGGCAGCACTCTGGCTGTTACAGATTTGGCATTTGACTATACAACCAACACGATGTATGCAATAGATTATGTTGGAGCCAACACTCATCTTTTTGAACTTGACCTGATGACAGGTGCAACAACTTTTGTGGGTGATTGTGGTGCAGGGCTTATTATTTCATTAGCATGCGATGGTAATGGTGATTTGTACGGGTTTAACGTCTCTATTGATAATTTAGTTGCCATTAATAAAGTCAACGGAGCATCCACTGCGATTGGGCCGGTAGGCTTTGATGGTAACTATGCACAGAGCATGGCCTGGGATCCTGCATCAGGTAACATCTACATGGCTGCTTTTAACTATACAGCTGATCAGGGAGAATTGAGGATAGTCGATATCACCACCGGCGCAACCGCACTAATTGGAGCTTTCCCAGCCGGAGCTGAGATCTGTGGACTTGGCTTTATGGGCGCTATTGAGTCCTGGCTCTCCATTGATCCGATTTCTGGTATAATCGCCCCCGGCGCATCGCAGGACATCACTGTTACTTTTGATGCTACCGATCTTGTGGATAGCACCTATCTGGCTAACATCAAGATTAACCACAACGGTCAGGAACTCACCGACGGTACTTTGCTCGTTCCGGCAACTTTAATCGTGGCATCAACCCAACCACCCGATGCCCCGACTTTGGTATCCCCGGTAAACCAGGCAACCATGGTTCCGCTGCAACCCGAGTTTGAATGGATCAATGGTGCTGGAACCGCTCAGGTGCAGTTTGAAGTTCGCGTAGGCGCAGGACTATCACAATCTGTTTACAAATCGCCTTGGTTTGTTGGCTCATCGATCAACCTGTCAGACGAAGGCGTAATATTGCTACCCAAAAAAGCCTACAGTTGGACGGTGAAAGCCAAAAACGCTGCGGGGTCTGTAACCAGTGTCAAGTGGACTTTTACAACCATTGGCGCAGCTAAGGTTAGCGGGTTTGTTTCCGATGCTTACAGCTATTTACCACTCGAAGGAGCTACCATAACGTTTGAACCAGGCGGATACACTGCCACCACAGCGGCTAACGGCGGTTATTCCGTTGCACAGGTTATTCAAGGAACCTACACCGTAACGGCTATAAAGGATGGCTATAATTCAGAATCAATGGAATTGGTGGTACCCGCCTCCGGCGAGGTATTTGCCAGCTTTGCCTTGAACCTCTATCTTGCTCCTCCTACTAACTTGCAGGCTCAAATTGTAGATGTGAACAATGTGCATCTTTCGTGGATTTCACCCGATGCACCACCACCAACGTCATTTAGCGAAGGATTTGAAGATACTTACCCACCTATAGGATGGCTGAAAATAAACCCCGATGGTGGAACCGGTTGGGATCAGCTGGCTGTTGGAACTACACCGCTGCCCGGATGGACTGGAAACGAAGCCACCGCTGCCCCTAATGGTGGTACTCAAATGGTATATGCTACCTGGACTACAGGTGGCAGTGCACAAAACGACCAGTGGCTGGTTACCCCTCAAATCGTTACCGCTGCCGAAGATGTGCTGAATTTCTATATGCGTTATTGGTTTAGTAGTTATGTTGATGCCGTGGATATCCTGATTTCAACGACTACCCAAAATAATCCTGCTGCATTCACAACCACAGTAGCAAACCTGAACTTTGGATCAGCGAGCAGCACCGACTGGGAACTATACACCTATAACCTGTCTGACTTTGTTGCTCCAGGAACACCAATTTACATTGCTTTCCGTGAATACATATCGGATAACATGAATGATGGCTCCTTCATAGCACTTGATAATGTTTATGTTGGTCCGCCTACAGATTTGGTTTTTGCTCCTCCAATCGAAAAACCAGGCATACATTCCATCGCAACCCGCGATTTAAATTATGTTAAAGTTGCTAATCCAACCAGTCAAACTGCAAAATCGACATCAAGAGCTCTGATTGGTTTCAACGTTTACCGCAACGAAAATTTCCTGGTAAGCATCGCCGCTGATGTCACCGAAATTGATGATCTCAATCTTGCTGCCGGCACCTATGCTTACACCGTAAAAGCTGTCTATCCCCAGGGCGAATCAGAAGCCGTTGGACCAAAAACAGTGGCTATCCTGGCTCCGCCGGTATTGCTTTCGGCCGAAGCTGATTATTATGGTGTAGATTTGGTTTGGGAAGATGGAGTTAATTATCCGGCAAACCTTGATGCCAATGCTAACTATTCGGTATCAAATGTTAAGGATAACCAGGCTCTTACTGAAAAAGAGAATCAATTGCATGGTCCTACAACCATTGTCCCCGTTGCAAACGGAAGTCGTGAGGTAGGTGATGACTGTGATAATCCGATTATTATCACAACTTTGCCCTACACTGATGTCAATTACACTTGTGGAAGAGGAAATACTTACGAAAACACCTGCCTACAGCCTTATTATGATACCGGCGAGGATATTATTTATCAACTTACCCTTACTGCGGCAGCTACCATTGAGCTCGATCTCGCTACCGTAACAGGCTATACAGGCATGTTGATAACTACAGAAAACCCCATCGGTAATAATTGTATTGCCTTCGTTACAGGCTATAGCGGAAATAAAAACATGCTTGTTGAACTTGAAGCAGGTACTTATTTTATTATGATCGATACCTGGTCTGCTCCTGACTGCATTCCTGAATTTACGCTGACTGTTCAGGAGATCACACCCGAGCCAGGACAAACATGTAGTGCAGCAGTTACTGCCGTAGAAGGTCTTAACTCAGCTCCCATGCAACCTTACTGGTACGAGTTTACACCTACCGAAAGCAAAGCCGTTACCATCTCATCATGTATGGAAGGACAACTCATCGACACCAAAATCGAAGTGTACGATGCCTGTGGTGGTAACCTTGTTGCTGCCAATGATGACATGTATGCTGAATGCAGCTACTACAACTATGCTTCCGGCGTAAGCTTTAACGCTGCCGCTGGTGTGAGCTACAAAATTTTCTGGCTAAACCCATATTCATCCGCAGCTTTTGACTTCACCATTGAACTGGAGGACCTGTGCATTCTTGAGATGCCCGCCGGCGCTATTGCCGAAGGCGAACCCTGCATCGAAGACGGTGGCGAAGACGTTACCAACGGTGGGTGTAATATGGATGAGCCCATGTTTACAACCATCAACTGTGGTGATGTAATCTGGGGAACGGCAAGCACCTATACTGTCGAAGGTGGCAACAGCAGAGATACCGATTGGTATGAGCTGGTAATCACTGAACCAAAAACTGTGACCTTTAGCGTTACTGCCGAATTCCCTGTTGTTGCCGGCTTTGTCGAACAAATCGTTCCGGGAGTACCTGGCTGTGATAATACTACAGAAAACATCATCCCAGCTGCATTAGCTGATCCATGTGAGGAAGCCTCTGTTACTGCCACACTTATTCCCGGTACCTATTATTTATTTGTCGGTATGTCTGTATTCGAAGGACATCCTTGTGGTCTCAGCAACAACTATATCGCTGAGCTTACCTGTGAAGATGCATTTGTTCCTTACTTCAACGTGTATCGTAATGGTGTGGATATCGCTGATGTTTATGGCAATACCTACTACGACGACGTGAACATTACCAATGGTCAGCAATATTGCTACAAAGTTTCAGAAGTAGTGGCCGAAGGCTTCCAAACTGGAAAATCGAATGAGCTTTGTGCTACCATCCCGATGATGCCTGAAATCGCAGTTAATCCTGAATCACTCACCGAGACGCACATTGTGCCACCGGCAAAAACCACCACAAAAACAGTGACCCTTACCAACGATGGTCAAGGTACTTTGAATTGGTATCTGCCATTAGGTGCTGCTGGTGAATATTGTGCTGCCTCTGCAACCAATCAGGACGAGTATATTTCAAACGTACTTTGTGGGGACATCAACAACTCCAGCGGATGGCAAAGTGCCATTGGTGATTACACTGCTATGTCAACTAACATCGCGCCTGGTGCTTCTGAACCCATCGTCGTTACCAATGGCAATCCCTGGGCTGTTGACAAGGTAACCTGCTGGGTTGACTGGAACCTGGATTATGAATTTGGCGTAGGCACCAACGAAGAGTTCATCCTTACTACTGTGGATGTTGCTGAAACCTTTACCGGTGCTATTGCAGTGCCTGCAGGAACACCTGCCGGTGATTACCGCATGCGTGTACGTATGAACTATTCATCTAATCCGCCTCCTTGTGGAGTAACAAGTTATGGTGAAGTTGAAGAGTATACTATATCTGTAGGACAACCCTGGCTATCCGTTGATATCCTTGAAGGAACACTGGCTCCCGGCGCATCCATCGACATTGCGGTTACTTTCGATTCCGAAGGTCTTGAAGCCGGTATTTACAACGATGCGCTCAAATTTATGAGCAACGACCCAATAACTCCTGTGCTGACGGTTCCTGTTACATTCAACGTGGTATCCGCTCCAATGATACAGAATATCGTTCTACCGTTAGGCTGGAGCGCATGGTCGTCGTACATTACACCTGCTGCACCTGCTAACGTATCGGATGTGATGGCTACTGTTGTGGACGATATGATCATTACACAACACTTCACCGAGCTGCTCTATCCGGGATATGGAATCAACACCATGGGTGCATTTAGCAACAACCACGGCTACATGACCAAAATGGCTGCTGAGGCCACTCTTACCATCAGCGGTAACATGGCCAATCCGACTGTCCAACTCCACACCGGCTGGAACCTGATTCCTGTTCTGCAGGAATGCTCCGAACTGGCTGAAGGCGTATTTAGCAACATCGATGGTTTTGTAATCGCGTGGGAACCCACCGGAAACGGGATTTATTACCCTGAATACGACATCTACACGCTTACTAACCTGGTACCGGGCAAAGCTTACTACGTGAAAGTTACGCAAGCCGGCACATTCACTTATCCCGGCTGCGACAAATCTTCGGGCAATGTGTTCAGCGCTCCGCTGAGAGCTGCCAACACCACCTCCTGGAACGACGTAATCTTCACAGGCGTTAATCATGTGGTTGCATTCGATCAGAAAGCCACCAACAATTTGCGCATTGGCGACATGATCGGTGCTTTTGCTAACGGATCGGTTTGTGCCGGTCTGGTAGAATACACAGGCGCTAATCTTGGTTTCACACTCTTTGGCAACGACATAACCACTATGGCCAACGAAGGCTTTGCAGATGGCGACGTCATGACCTACAAAGTGTTCCGTGCCGAAACCGGCGAAGAGTTTACGATGGATGTGGTTTACAGTCTGGATGCTCCCAACAGCAGCACCTTTGCCATCAACGGTCTGTCGGTAATTACTGACCTGAAACTTGCTCCGCTCTCCATTGGCGAAAACACGCTGAAAAACCTGTCGATCTATCCCAATCCTTCGTCAGGCATCTTCAACATCGCCGTGAGCAGACTGGATACACAAATCGACTACGTTGTAATGAATGCCCAGGGGCAGGAAATCTACAACGGCAACCTGATGGAATCGCAACAGCTCGACCTGAGCAGCGAAGCCAAAGGCATCTACTTCATTAAGTTTATCGGCGAAAGCGTTCTCAGAGTAGAGAAGCTCGTTATTAGATAG